The following are encoded in a window of Arthrobacter sp. OAP107 genomic DNA:
- a CDS encoding GntR family transcriptional regulator — protein sequence MAAPEGLFVLEGRPTAQLIADQLREQIVQGTFRPGQQINESLLASQLRTSRGPLREALQRLCQEGILVSHRNRGVFVLELSTADVKEIYAVRESVELAAANILLDAGQQEINDTCEVLKGIIGDMAKQVAVSDWQAIARLDMEFHTGFVAGAGNTRLIRIYKTLAAESRMCILNLEVAYPRVDVLVQEHQSILDLLGAGDRKGLQHAIKRHMQKGVEDLTASRQDIDITA from the coding sequence ATGGCGGCACCAGAGGGACTGTTCGTACTGGAGGGAAGGCCCACGGCGCAGCTGATTGCAGATCAGCTGCGGGAACAAATCGTCCAAGGAACCTTCCGTCCCGGGCAGCAGATCAACGAATCTCTCCTGGCCAGCCAGCTTCGAACGTCCCGGGGACCTCTCCGGGAAGCTTTGCAGCGTCTGTGCCAGGAGGGGATCCTGGTTAGCCACCGCAACCGCGGAGTCTTCGTCCTCGAGCTTTCTACGGCGGACGTCAAGGAGATCTACGCCGTCCGCGAGTCCGTGGAACTAGCCGCCGCGAATATACTGCTCGACGCCGGGCAGCAGGAAATCAACGACACCTGCGAGGTGCTGAAGGGAATCATCGGGGACATGGCGAAGCAGGTCGCTGTCTCAGACTGGCAGGCGATCGCTCGACTGGACATGGAATTCCACACCGGCTTCGTTGCCGGTGCCGGCAACACACGCCTGATCAGGATCTACAAGACCCTGGCAGCGGAATCGAGAATGTGTATTCTCAACCTGGAAGTCGCCTACCCTCGGGTGGATGTTCTGGTGCAGGAACACCAGAGCATCCTGGACCTGCTGGGAGCAGGAGACCGAAAGGGACTCCAGCACGCCATCAAGCGGCATATGCAAAAGGGTGTGGAGGACCTCACCGCATCCAGGCAGGACATCGATATCACCGCCTAG
- a CDS encoding ABC transporter substrate-binding protein translates to MRIRTRVQSVVAGLAVVLALAACGSGANSDSEADSKTSSTADISEGVQPDAAAGKLLPQSYKDKGELTVAMDLHYPPTTFLADDNSTPIGLNPDIARLVAKKLGLKLKFENTSFDTIIPGIDGGRYDFTVTTMSPTAERLKVLDMIDYFNSGLSVAVSAGNPLNISNDDMCGRNIAVTKGSNAQLKHLPNISEWTCTSKGKQAINAVTLPNIQEALTQLASKRIDGILYDTPSLVWADLQQPNTFTILSPQVDTRSDHVAAIGLKKGSPLTPALQKATQSVLESPEYKKSLGNWGLESGAITEAKLN, encoded by the coding sequence ATGAGGATCAGAACCAGGGTCCAGAGCGTGGTAGCAGGCTTGGCGGTTGTATTGGCATTGGCCGCGTGTGGCTCGGGTGCCAACAGCGATTCGGAAGCCGATTCCAAGACGTCAAGTACGGCCGACATCTCCGAGGGTGTCCAGCCCGACGCGGCCGCAGGCAAGCTGTTGCCGCAGTCCTACAAGGACAAGGGTGAACTGACGGTGGCGATGGACCTGCACTACCCGCCCACCACGTTCCTGGCAGACGATAACAGCACGCCGATCGGCCTGAACCCGGACATCGCACGCCTCGTGGCCAAGAAACTGGGCCTGAAGCTGAAGTTCGAGAACACCTCGTTTGACACCATCATTCCCGGCATTGATGGCGGCCGGTACGACTTTACTGTCACTACCATGTCCCCCACCGCCGAACGGCTGAAGGTGCTGGACATGATTGACTACTTCAACAGCGGCCTGTCGGTTGCCGTGAGCGCCGGCAATCCTTTGAATATCAGCAACGACGACATGTGCGGCAGGAACATCGCGGTCACCAAGGGATCCAACGCCCAGTTGAAGCATCTTCCGAACATCTCGGAGTGGACCTGCACTTCCAAGGGCAAGCAGGCCATTAACGCTGTGACGCTCCCCAACATCCAGGAAGCCCTCACGCAGCTGGCATCCAAGCGGATCGACGGCATCTTGTATGACACCCCTTCACTGGTCTGGGCAGACCTGCAGCAGCCGAACACCTTCACGATTCTGTCTCCGCAGGTAGATACGCGCTCGGATCACGTGGCCGCCATTGGCCTGAAGAAGGGATCACCGCTGACTCCTGCACTGCAGAAGGCCACGCAGTCCGTGCTTGAAAGCCCCGAATACAAGAAGTCGCTCGGCAACTGGGGCTTGGAATCAGGCGCCATCACCGAAGCGAAGCTTAACTGA
- a CDS encoding amino acid ABC transporter permease yields the protein MRATNPALKPRLRRRSTPEYVAWVLCTLLGLGILISVATNPNFKWHVVARYFTHETIIRGLLLTVFLTLASMALGTLLGLLLAIMRASSIKPVAVTAGVYITLFRGTPVLVQLIFWFNIAALYPNLTIGIPFTDISTAVDVNALMAPITAALVGLTLNEAAYMAEIIRGGFSAVGKGQIEAADSLGMSAGMKMRKVIIPQAMPSIIPATGNQVIGMFKETSLVSVLGVAELLQSAQLIYARTYETIPLLIVASLWYLAMTLLLSYPQSRLEKRYSRATSALPRKARRGSLTAPEGMAR from the coding sequence TTGCGCGCCACAAACCCCGCCCTTAAACCGAGGCTGCGGCGCCGGAGCACCCCTGAGTACGTGGCGTGGGTTCTGTGCACCCTGCTTGGTCTTGGCATTCTGATCTCTGTTGCAACCAATCCCAACTTCAAGTGGCATGTTGTCGCCAGATACTTCACCCATGAGACCATCATCCGCGGCCTGCTGCTCACGGTCTTCCTGACCCTGGCAAGCATGGCCCTCGGTACCCTGCTGGGCCTGCTGCTTGCCATCATGAGGGCGTCCAGCATCAAACCGGTGGCCGTCACCGCGGGCGTCTACATCACGCTGTTCCGCGGCACCCCGGTCCTGGTCCAGCTGATCTTCTGGTTCAACATCGCTGCGCTGTACCCGAACCTGACGATCGGCATTCCGTTCACCGACATCAGCACCGCCGTCGATGTCAATGCCTTGATGGCACCCATCACTGCAGCACTTGTCGGCCTCACGCTCAATGAAGCCGCCTACATGGCGGAGATCATCCGAGGAGGCTTCTCCGCCGTCGGAAAGGGCCAGATCGAGGCCGCGGACTCCCTCGGCATGAGCGCCGGGATGAAGATGCGCAAGGTCATCATTCCCCAGGCGATGCCCTCGATCATCCCTGCGACCGGAAACCAGGTCATCGGTATGTTCAAGGAAACCTCCCTCGTCAGCGTGCTCGGCGTCGCCGAGCTGCTCCAAAGCGCCCAGCTCATCTACGCCCGCACCTACGAGACCATCCCGCTGCTTATCGTCGCCAGCCTCTGGTACCTCGCGATGACCCTGCTGCTGAGCTACCCGCAATCCAGGCTCGAGAAAAGGTACTCGCGTGCAACCTCCGCACTGCCGAGGAAGGCAAGACGAGGGTCCCTGACAGCACCGGAAGGCATGGCACGATGA
- a CDS encoding amino acid ABC transporter ATP-binding protein, translated as MTADGTIHARGIRKSFGPKTVLQGIDLDIASGEVCCIIGPSGSGKSTLLRCINGLETVDTGVLKVNGENLGYYETETAYHALSPKDVARQRTRIGMVFQQFNLFPNMTAQENVMAGPVLVKGHDRKRAATQASELLASVGLSGFGDHYPAQLSGGQQQRVAIARSLAMDPEIMLFDEPTSALDPEKVGEVLAVMKDLASKGMTMVVVTHEMGFAREVADSLLFMAEGCVIERGDAREILRNPKERRTRSFLEKVL; from the coding sequence ATGACTGCCGACGGCACCATTCACGCCCGTGGAATCCGGAAGTCGTTCGGACCGAAAACAGTGCTGCAAGGCATCGATCTGGACATCGCCAGCGGAGAGGTCTGCTGCATCATCGGCCCCAGCGGCTCCGGAAAGTCCACCCTCCTGCGCTGCATCAACGGCCTCGAGACCGTCGATACTGGAGTGCTGAAAGTCAACGGTGAAAATTTGGGGTACTACGAAACCGAAACTGCCTATCACGCCCTCAGCCCGAAGGATGTCGCCCGGCAGCGCACCAGGATCGGCATGGTCTTCCAGCAGTTCAACCTCTTCCCCAACATGACCGCCCAGGAGAATGTCATGGCCGGCCCCGTGCTGGTCAAAGGCCATGACAGGAAGCGGGCCGCCACGCAGGCAAGCGAGCTGTTGGCCAGTGTGGGCCTCTCTGGTTTCGGCGACCACTATCCCGCTCAGCTGTCCGGCGGCCAACAGCAGCGCGTGGCCATCGCGCGTTCCCTGGCGATGGACCCCGAGATCATGCTCTTCGATGAACCGACGTCGGCCCTGGACCCCGAAAAGGTCGGCGAAGTCCTCGCCGTCATGAAGGACCTGGCCAGCAAAGGGATGACCATGGTGGTGGTTACCCACGAAATGGGGTTCGCCCGCGAAGTCGCAGATTCGCTGCTGTTCATGGCGGAAGGCTGCGTCATCGAGCGCGGCGACGCCAGGGAAATTCTCCGCAACCCGAAGGAGCGCCGGACTCGGTCCTTCCTGGAAAAGGTGCTCTAA
- a CDS encoding GntR family transcriptional regulator — protein sequence MAATEGLFVLEGRPTAQLIADQLREQIVQGIFRPGEQINESAMASRLRTSRGPLREALQRLCQEGILVNHRNRGVFVLELTTEDIKEIYAVREAVEIAAANTLLDGSEAQITDTCDVLQGIIKDMAKQVAVSDWQAIARLDMQFHTSFVAGTGNSRLIRVYETLAAESRMCILSLEVSYPRVDDLVQEHQNILDLLAARDRRGLQNAIKRHMQKAVDDLTATK from the coding sequence ATGGCAGCGACCGAAGGATTATTTGTCCTGGAGGGAAGGCCCACGGCCCAGCTGATTGCCGATCAACTGCGGGAGCAAATCGTGCAGGGGATCTTCCGTCCGGGCGAGCAGATCAATGAGTCTGCCATGGCCAGCCGGCTGCGCACGTCCAGGGGACCGCTCCGGGAAGCACTGCAGCGACTGTGCCAGGAAGGGATACTGGTCAATCACCGCAACCGCGGAGTGTTCGTTCTGGAGCTTACAACCGAGGACATCAAGGAGATCTACGCAGTCCGCGAGGCCGTGGAAATAGCCGCAGCAAATACGCTGCTGGACGGCAGCGAGGCACAGATCACAGACACCTGCGACGTGCTGCAGGGAATCATCAAGGACATGGCAAAGCAGGTTGCCGTTTCCGACTGGCAGGCAATCGCACGGCTGGACATGCAATTCCACACCTCCTTCGTCGCCGGCACAGGAAATTCCCGCCTGATCCGGGTCTACGAGACCCTGGCCGCCGAATCCCGGATGTGTATTCTCAGTCTGGAGGTCTCCTATCCCCGTGTGGATGATCTCGTGCAGGAACACCAGAACATCCTGGATCTCCTGGCAGCACGGGACAGAAGGGGACTCCAGAACGCCATCAAACGGCACATGCAAAAGGCCGTGGACGATCTCACCGCCACCAAGTAG
- a CDS encoding cupin domain-containing protein — protein MSDATTAHPGEPKAKETSITEGQTEVSLRLWARDDLKTGIWEVTPGTFKSTRPGYDEICQILSGTGTITEPDGTSFDIGPGTLFVTPAGWEGSWTIHETVRKMWVVKDLPATAE, from the coding sequence ATGAGCGACGCAACAACTGCACACCCGGGGGAACCCAAAGCCAAGGAAACCTCAATTACCGAAGGGCAGACCGAGGTCTCCCTGCGTCTCTGGGCCAGGGACGACCTCAAGACGGGCATCTGGGAGGTAACACCGGGAACGTTCAAGAGCACCCGGCCCGGCTACGACGAGATCTGCCAGATTCTGAGCGGGACCGGCACCATCACCGAGCCGGACGGCACAAGCTTCGACATCGGCCCGGGTACCCTGTTCGTTACTCCTGCCGGCTGGGAGGGGAGTTGGACTATCCACGAGACGGTACGCAAGATGTGGGTTGTCAAGGACCTTCCGGCCACGGCTGAGTAG
- a CDS encoding glycogen debranching N-terminal domain-containing protein codes for MAGWNADTAAGPVGAGTITLVEGTYFCISLPNGDIHPEYPHGVFFQDTRILSRWSLTVNGQALEPLAAETKEPYRALFAGRVTRSDGYADSPLIVERLREVGAGIQEQVTIRNYSTDPAECTISVRAEADFADLFEVKEARIQGRWEETREVDGDTLTIRAVWQDVRKGLLVQAPGADVVQDALTYRVSLAPHSQWSTVLTAVPSAEATSPPPPSFIHSDGEKLSPRDRRRQEWVAKIPKLHMANHSIERTLRRSYDDLGALRIEDPNHPERVVVAAGAPWFMTLFGRDSLWASEMAMPVDPSLALGTLQTLADRQGNVVDRMSEEEPGKILHEVRLDVSSGLALGGKSVYYGSIDATPLFVTVLGSVSRWGFGKETIAALLPHADRALDWIRDYGDRDGDGFVEYERLNPRGLINQGWKDSWDGINFANGRMAEPPIALCEVQAYVYDAYMARAWIAYDAGDTPLGDELADRAKLLKKRFNEQFWIPERGYYAIALDGKKRQVDACASNMGHCLWVGLVDEDKAPQVAEHLMSPEMFSGWGVRTLASDMGAYNPASYHNGSVWPHDNAVIAAGLMRYGFVAEAQRISTALLEAAEYSDGRLPELFCGFSRDQFAEPVPYPTACSPQAWAATTPIQLVTTLMRYDTHVSRGGFWMDPVLPESYGDLHITNAPMGGGRITIDIANSVPTVQGLPAGMIFHKGHRPWLTELVKEAEQHRKA; via the coding sequence GTGGCTGGATGGAACGCTGACACTGCTGCCGGACCTGTGGGGGCGGGGACGATCACCCTGGTGGAAGGCACGTACTTCTGCATCTCCCTGCCGAACGGGGACATCCATCCGGAATATCCGCACGGAGTTTTCTTTCAGGACACGCGCATCCTTTCCCGTTGGAGCCTGACCGTTAACGGCCAGGCTCTGGAACCGCTGGCCGCGGAGACGAAGGAACCGTATCGCGCGCTGTTTGCCGGTCGGGTCACCCGTTCCGATGGGTATGCCGACAGCCCGCTGATTGTGGAGCGCCTCCGCGAAGTGGGGGCAGGCATCCAGGAGCAGGTCACGATTCGCAACTACTCCACGGACCCGGCCGAATGCACCATTTCCGTCAGGGCTGAGGCAGATTTCGCGGACCTTTTCGAGGTCAAGGAGGCGCGGATCCAGGGTCGCTGGGAAGAAACCCGGGAAGTGGACGGCGATACCTTGACCATCCGCGCTGTCTGGCAGGATGTTCGGAAGGGACTTCTGGTCCAGGCTCCCGGAGCCGACGTCGTGCAGGATGCCCTGACCTACCGCGTGTCCCTCGCGCCGCACAGCCAGTGGAGTACGGTGCTCACCGCGGTGCCGAGCGCCGAGGCAACGAGTCCTCCCCCGCCGTCGTTCATCCATAGTGACGGCGAGAAACTGTCCCCGCGGGACCGCCGCCGGCAGGAGTGGGTGGCCAAGATTCCCAAGCTCCATATGGCCAACCACTCCATCGAACGGACCCTGCGGCGCAGCTACGACGATCTGGGCGCGCTCCGCATCGAGGACCCGAACCATCCAGAGCGGGTCGTGGTGGCGGCCGGTGCGCCGTGGTTCATGACCCTGTTCGGCCGCGACTCATTGTGGGCGTCGGAGATGGCAATGCCTGTCGACCCTTCCCTGGCGCTGGGCACGCTGCAAACGCTGGCCGACCGCCAAGGCAACGTGGTGGACCGGATGAGCGAGGAGGAACCGGGCAAGATCCTGCACGAGGTCAGGCTGGACGTCTCCAGCGGGCTCGCGCTCGGCGGCAAGTCCGTCTACTACGGCAGCATCGACGCCACCCCGCTCTTCGTGACAGTACTTGGATCGGTGAGCCGCTGGGGCTTCGGCAAGGAAACCATCGCCGCACTGCTGCCCCACGCGGACCGTGCACTGGACTGGATCCGCGACTACGGCGACAGGGACGGCGACGGGTTCGTCGAATACGAGCGCCTTAATCCGCGGGGGCTTATCAACCAAGGCTGGAAGGACTCCTGGGACGGCATCAACTTCGCCAACGGCCGCATGGCCGAGCCCCCTATCGCGCTCTGTGAAGTGCAGGCGTACGTCTACGACGCCTACATGGCCCGCGCCTGGATTGCGTACGACGCCGGCGACACGCCTTTGGGCGATGAACTCGCCGACCGCGCGAAGCTACTGAAGAAGCGGTTCAACGAGCAGTTCTGGATCCCAGAGCGCGGATATTACGCCATAGCCCTGGACGGCAAGAAGCGGCAAGTCGATGCGTGCGCGTCCAACATGGGCCACTGCCTGTGGGTGGGCCTGGTGGATGAGGATAAGGCGCCGCAGGTGGCTGAACACCTCATGTCGCCGGAGATGTTCAGCGGCTGGGGCGTGCGCACTTTGGCCAGCGACATGGGCGCCTACAACCCCGCCAGCTATCACAACGGCTCGGTCTGGCCGCACGACAACGCGGTCATTGCGGCAGGCCTGATGCGGTACGGATTCGTGGCGGAGGCGCAACGCATCTCCACGGCCCTCCTGGAGGCGGCCGAATATTCAGACGGCCGCCTGCCGGAGCTGTTCTGCGGCTTCAGCCGGGACCAGTTCGCCGAGCCTGTCCCCTACCCGACAGCGTGTTCGCCCCAGGCCTGGGCAGCCACAACACCGATCCAGCTCGTGACGACTCTGATGCGGTACGACACCCATGTTTCCCGCGGCGGCTTCTGGATGGATCCCGTCCTCCCGGAGTCCTACGGCGACCTGCACATCACCAACGCCCCCATGGGCGGCGGCCGGATCACGATCGACATCGCCAATTCGGTACCGACGGTCCAGGGCCTGCCCGCAGGAATGATTTTCCACAAGGGGCACCGGCCCTGGCTGACTGAACTAGTGAAAGAAGCGGAGCAGCACCGCAAGGCCTAG
- a CDS encoding pseudouridine-5'-phosphate glycosidase: MAAAVAGGRPVVALESTIFTHGLPRPRNLEVALEAEERLRGQGVVPATIGVFAGAPTVGLSLEQITSLANDAAVTKISLRDLPVAAALRLHGGTTVAATAFLAHRAGIRVFSTGGLGGVHHGAATSFDESADMTTLATTPIIVVSAGVKSILDVAATLERFETLNIPVVGYKTRKYPGFFVSDSGHEIEYVVNTPDEVAAICSARDDLHIESAILLANPVAEDKQFPPAELEDILSRAWAQAAKNGIKGKDTTPFLLDFIQRETNGRSVTVNVEVYRNNVFLGGEVAIALTR, from the coding sequence GTGGCCGCAGCCGTGGCGGGAGGGCGCCCTGTCGTCGCTTTGGAATCGACCATTTTTACTCACGGCCTTCCCCGTCCGCGCAATCTCGAGGTTGCTTTGGAAGCCGAGGAACGCCTCCGCGGTCAAGGGGTCGTTCCTGCAACAATCGGTGTCTTCGCCGGCGCTCCGACGGTAGGGCTCAGCCTTGAGCAGATCACCTCGCTCGCCAATGACGCGGCAGTGACGAAAATCAGCCTCCGTGATCTTCCTGTAGCCGCTGCTCTTCGGCTCCATGGCGGCACCACGGTGGCGGCGACGGCGTTCCTGGCACACCGAGCCGGCATCAGAGTGTTCTCGACCGGTGGCTTGGGCGGAGTTCACCATGGCGCGGCAACATCATTCGATGAATCTGCCGACATGACGACCTTGGCTACTACCCCGATCATCGTCGTCAGCGCCGGCGTGAAGTCCATACTGGATGTCGCCGCCACCCTCGAACGGTTCGAAACGCTCAACATCCCGGTCGTCGGCTACAAGACCAGGAAGTACCCCGGCTTCTTCGTTTCCGACTCGGGGCATGAGATCGAGTACGTGGTCAACACTCCGGACGAAGTTGCGGCGATCTGCAGCGCCCGCGATGACCTGCACATCGAATCGGCCATCCTGTTGGCAAACCCGGTCGCAGAGGACAAGCAGTTCCCTCCGGCCGAGCTCGAGGACATTCTCTCCCGGGCGTGGGCGCAGGCAGCGAAGAACGGGATCAAGGGCAAGGACACCACACCGTTCCTTTTGGACTTCATTCAGCGCGAGACGAACGGCCGCAGCGTGACTGTAAATGTCGAGGTGTACCGCAATAACGTCTTTCTCGGTGGCGAAGTCGCCATTGCGCTGACCCGTTAA
- a CDS encoding dihydrofolate reductase family protein, which produces MGIIVANLFVTLDGVYQAPGGSEEDTADGFAFGGWQAPVSDDEAGAAIGEEIRRIDALLLGRKTYDIFAAYWPHQSDEIGSTLNRVPKFVVSKSLVDPAWAGTKVLPNAEAAGQLREEFNEVHMFGSGVLIRSLLAADMLDRLHLWLYPITLGQGKRIFDAGTVPASFRLAEPARTFPKGAVSLVYERAGSVETQDMPGA; this is translated from the coding sequence GTGGGAATTATCGTCGCCAACCTGTTTGTCACCCTCGACGGCGTCTACCAGGCGCCGGGCGGCAGCGAAGAAGATACCGCGGACGGGTTCGCCTTCGGAGGCTGGCAGGCTCCCGTGTCCGATGACGAGGCCGGCGCTGCCATCGGCGAGGAGATTCGCCGCATCGACGCCCTGCTCCTCGGCAGAAAGACCTACGACATTTTCGCGGCCTACTGGCCGCACCAGTCTGACGAGATCGGCAGCACGCTCAACCGGGTACCCAAGTTCGTCGTCTCCAAGTCGCTGGTTGATCCGGCGTGGGCGGGCACCAAGGTGCTGCCAAATGCAGAGGCAGCGGGCCAGCTCCGTGAAGAGTTCAACGAGGTGCACATGTTCGGCAGCGGCGTCCTCATCCGGTCGCTACTCGCGGCGGACATGCTCGACCGCCTCCACCTCTGGCTCTATCCGATCACCCTTGGGCAGGGCAAGCGCATCTTCGACGCTGGAACCGTACCCGCCTCCTTCCGCCTCGCCGAGCCGGCGCGCACCTTCCCGAAGGGGGCAGTGTCGCTGGTCTACGAGCGAGCAGGCAGCGTGGAGACGCAGGACATGCCGGGGGCCTGA
- a CDS encoding ATP-dependent DNA ligase: MLLDELVRTLEAVAATRSRLTKVNELAGLLLRLDPTDIPTAVGLLTAKPRQGRLGIGWSGMRAAAGEPAPEPNLTIAHLNAAFDRLRAAAGAGSTVERATTLRALMAEATEREQAFIAGVLLGELRTGALEGVLTDAIARAAGRPVEAVRRAAMLSGDLGGAALLAITGTAAQLDAVGLVVGRPVQPMLAATAANAAEALAATGEASVEYKLDGARIQVHRAGDDVHIYTRTLAEVTHRLPEVVEVVRGLPVRDVILDGETLALDEDGGPRPFQETMSRFGADAARTTLLHPWFFDVLHIDGRDLLDEPLSTRIGVLERIAPGHRIPGKITADAAVAERVSRDALAAGHEGVVVKAVGSAYAAGRRGSNWIKVKPVLTYDLVVLACEWGSGRRTGLLSNLHLGALDPVGEFGEPGGYVMVGKTFKGLTDALLRWQTERFQELEVRRTAGTVWTEPVTVVEIAIDGVQHSPRYPGGIALRFARVKRYRDDKTAAEADTIQTLRALLPTPRGRKVSPTPEPDRGRDVPLPEK, encoded by the coding sequence ATGCTGCTCGACGAGCTCGTGAGGACCTTGGAAGCCGTCGCGGCCACCCGCTCCCGGCTCACCAAGGTCAACGAGCTGGCAGGCCTGCTGCTCCGGCTCGACCCAACGGACATCCCGACGGCGGTCGGCTTGCTCACCGCCAAGCCTCGCCAAGGCCGACTCGGGATCGGCTGGAGCGGCATGAGGGCGGCGGCGGGCGAACCCGCTCCTGAGCCGAATCTCACTATCGCCCACCTCAACGCTGCCTTCGACCGGCTGCGGGCAGCCGCAGGCGCCGGCTCGACCGTGGAACGCGCCACCACCCTTCGGGCTCTGATGGCGGAAGCCACCGAACGGGAGCAGGCCTTCATCGCCGGCGTGCTGCTCGGAGAACTTCGTACCGGTGCGCTCGAAGGCGTACTGACGGATGCAATTGCCCGCGCCGCCGGCCGGCCGGTCGAGGCCGTACGGCGTGCTGCGATGCTCTCCGGCGACCTCGGCGGAGCCGCCCTGCTGGCGATCACGGGGACCGCGGCCCAGCTTGACGCAGTCGGCCTCGTCGTCGGACGTCCCGTGCAGCCCATGCTCGCCGCAACCGCGGCCAATGCCGCCGAGGCGTTGGCGGCGACGGGGGAAGCCTCAGTGGAATACAAGCTCGACGGCGCACGCATCCAGGTCCACCGTGCCGGCGACGACGTGCATATCTACACCCGCACCTTGGCCGAAGTGACCCACCGGCTGCCTGAGGTGGTGGAGGTGGTGCGAGGACTGCCCGTGCGCGATGTGATCCTCGACGGCGAGACCCTAGCCCTCGACGAGGACGGCGGGCCCCGGCCGTTCCAGGAGACCATGTCCCGGTTCGGGGCGGACGCGGCACGCACCACGCTGCTGCATCCATGGTTTTTCGACGTGCTGCATATCGACGGGCGCGACCTGCTCGACGAGCCGCTGTCCACACGCATCGGCGTGCTCGAGCGCATCGCCCCTGGTCACCGTATCCCGGGAAAAATCACTGCGGATGCGGCTGTTGCCGAGCGAGTGTCACGCGATGCGCTTGCCGCCGGCCATGAGGGTGTGGTCGTGAAGGCGGTGGGCTCGGCGTACGCCGCCGGGCGGCGGGGTTCGAACTGGATCAAGGTGAAGCCGGTGCTCACCTACGACCTGGTGGTGCTCGCCTGCGAATGGGGGTCAGGACGGCGCACTGGGCTGCTGTCGAACCTGCACCTGGGAGCCCTGGACCCTGTTGGCGAGTTTGGTGAACCCGGCGGTTACGTGATGGTGGGCAAGACATTCAAAGGCCTCACCGACGCGCTGCTGCGATGGCAGACGGAGAGGTTCCAGGAGTTGGAGGTGCGGCGTACGGCGGGTACGGTCTGGACCGAGCCGGTCACCGTGGTCGAGATCGCCATCGACGGCGTTCAGCACTCTCCCCGCTATCCGGGTGGAATCGCCCTCCGGTTCGCACGCGTCAAGCGCTACCGTGACGACAAGACGGCCGCGGAGGCCGACACCATCCAGACATTGCGCGCTCTGCTCCCTACCCCGCGGGGCAGAAAGGTATCGCCCACGCCGGAGCCAGATCGGGGAAGAGACGTCCCACTCCCGGAAAAATGA
- a CDS encoding TMEM175 family protein, translated as MNKNRLEAFSDGVLAIIITIMVLELHVPDEPTWRGLGSVLPTFLSYLLSFVYVGIYWNNHHHMIHLASRVNGAILWANLHLLFWLSLIPFTTRWMDESGFVQIPVLTYGINLLCAAIAYFILEQALIRQQGRNGPLAQAIGRDWKGKTSPLIYLAGLGLTAVQPLLGVAVYTIVALIWLIPDRRVEHFVTRAHRD; from the coding sequence GTGAACAAGAACCGCCTGGAGGCGTTCAGTGATGGTGTGCTCGCCATTATCATCACAATCATGGTGCTGGAACTCCATGTGCCGGACGAACCGACCTGGCGTGGTTTGGGGTCCGTCCTGCCGACGTTCCTCAGTTACCTGCTCAGCTTCGTCTACGTCGGAATCTACTGGAACAATCACCACCACATGATCCATCTGGCAAGCAGGGTCAACGGCGCGATCCTCTGGGCCAATCTGCACTTGTTGTTCTGGCTTTCACTGATCCCGTTCACCACCCGCTGGATGGATGAGTCCGGCTTCGTGCAGATCCCGGTGCTGACATACGGGATCAACTTGCTGTGCGCCGCGATCGCGTACTTCATCCTGGAACAGGCACTGATCCGTCAACAGGGCCGGAATGGCCCCCTCGCGCAGGCAATTGGCCGGGACTGGAAAGGCAAAACGTCGCCATTGATTTATCTCGCAGGCCTTGGGCTGACCGCAGTCCAGCCACTGCTTGGGGTTGCCGTCTACACCATCGTGGCCCTGATCTGGCTGATTCCTGACCGCCGGGTTGAGCACTTCGTCACCCGGGCTCACCGGGACTGA
- a CDS encoding PDZ domain-containing protein yields MGRDHPADRRRTGAAGHHPWGAGTHGPGRRTADKAGLRPGDVLTRLGDDELESPEDLLAALRSKSPGQTVTVEFRRGTSQQGGYGGRISRARPLASG; encoded by the coding sequence ATTGGGCGAGATCACCCGGCAGATCGCCGAAGAACTGGGGCTGCCGGACACCACCCGTGGGGCGCTGGCACTCACGGTCCAGGAAGGCGGACCGCAGACAAAGCCGGTCTCCGGCCCGGTGACGTCCTCACCAGACTCGGTGACGACGAGCTCGAATCTCCCGAGGACCTGCTCGCCGCACTGAGAAGCAAGAGCCCCGGCCAAACAGTCACCGTCGAATTCCGCCGAGGAACGAGCCAGCAAGGGGGTTATGGTGGCCGAATTTCACGCGCCCGACCTCTTGCCAGTGGTTAA